A single window of Nocardioides baekrokdamisoli DNA harbors:
- a CDS encoding MCE family protein, translated as MGMTPELRAKLDRKDRTIHRTLGLTFLAMLVGAVYLTYAVFSQKFTSFDTVTLKTSAIGLNMPEKADVKVRGVIIGEVLKYATDGNGATVTLGINKGVLGSQNIPANVTGEILPKTLFGEKYVSLDIPANGTGELQAGGTIASTKVSTEVQAVLSDLYPLLKTVDPKDLNTTLTAVANALEGRGAKLGDTIATLDTYLQKLNPQIPAALDDIAKLSTVSNTYADVFPQVADILRNTITTTTTLEGHATQLHDLLTSVTALAGTAQNFLQVNGNNIIQLGDVNGPITGLLATYSSEFPCLIGGLNNLTTLEAKVWTHYTLHVALKVLPRQPRQYTPADKPVFGATQGPTCGHLPSPPWSPQNPLKTIPNVNDGVNTPTGIGTDRAPFSPTSGQSSVLAALIAQQFGEQPDQVPGLATMMMAPMTYGTEVSLK; from the coding sequence ATGGGAATGACACCAGAGCTGCGCGCAAAACTCGACCGGAAGGATCGCACGATCCACCGGACTCTCGGCCTCACCTTCCTGGCGATGCTGGTCGGCGCTGTTTACCTGACGTACGCCGTGTTCTCGCAGAAGTTCACCAGCTTCGACACCGTCACGCTGAAGACCTCCGCCATCGGCCTCAACATGCCGGAGAAGGCGGACGTCAAGGTGCGCGGCGTGATCATCGGCGAGGTGCTGAAGTACGCCACCGACGGCAACGGCGCCACGGTCACGCTCGGTATCAACAAGGGCGTTCTCGGGTCGCAGAACATCCCCGCAAACGTGACCGGCGAGATCCTGCCCAAGACGCTCTTCGGTGAGAAGTACGTCAGCCTCGACATCCCGGCCAACGGGACCGGTGAGCTTCAGGCGGGAGGGACCATCGCTTCGACGAAGGTGTCGACCGAGGTCCAGGCAGTGCTCTCCGATCTGTACCCGCTGTTGAAGACGGTGGACCCGAAGGACCTCAACACCACTCTGACTGCCGTCGCGAACGCGCTCGAGGGCCGTGGTGCCAAGTTGGGCGACACCATCGCGACGTTGGACACGTATCTGCAGAAGCTGAACCCGCAGATCCCGGCGGCGCTGGACGACATCGCCAAGTTGTCGACGGTCTCCAACACGTACGCCGACGTGTTCCCGCAGGTGGCGGACATCCTGCGCAACACGATCACGACGACCACGACGCTGGAGGGCCATGCCACCCAGCTCCACGACTTGTTGACGAGTGTCACGGCCCTGGCCGGCACGGCGCAGAACTTCCTGCAGGTCAACGGCAACAACATCATCCAGTTGGGCGACGTCAACGGACCGATCACCGGTCTCCTGGCGACGTACTCGTCGGAGTTCCCCTGCCTGATCGGAGGCCTCAACAACTTGACGACGTTGGAGGCCAAGGTCTGGACGCACTACACGCTGCACGTGGCGCTCAAGGTGCTCCCGCGCCAGCCGCGTCAGTACACGCCTGCGGACAAGCCGGTCTTCGGCGCCACGCAGGGTCCGACCTGTGGACACCTGCCGAGCCCGCCGTGGAGCCCGCAGAACCCGCTCAAGACGATCCCGAACGTGAACGACGGCGTGAACACGCCGACCGGCATCGGCACTGATCGCGCACCGTTCTCACCGACGAGTGGACAGAGCAGCGTGCTGGCAGCGCTGATCGCCCAGCAGTTCGGCGAGCAGCCCGACCAGGTGCCCGGGCTCGCGACGATGATGATGGCGCCGATGACGTATGGGACGGAGGTGAGTCTGAAGTGA